In Chitinophaga oryzae, the sequence ATTCCGGTGAAATGGTCGCTGCCGGTAACTTCTCCAATACCGGTAAAGGCAAAAACGGCTTCAACGATGCACTGGCCGGCACCCGCGGCCGCCTCGATAAATTCGTCAGGGAGAACTTCAGTCTGACGGCCACCATCGCTTCCGTAGAAGAGAAAAACACCTACGGCGACGCCGTAAAAGTACTGCTGTCAGCCGGCAAGGCAGTCGACCTGCGGGAGGGCGACGAGTTTAAAGTATACGAGGCCGTAGATGTAAACGTCGACGGTAAAAAAATCACCCGTAAGAAAACCGTGGGAAAGATTATCGTTTCCCGGATCGAGGATGAACACTTCAGCGTTTGCACCGTGGTGGAAGGCGCCGGGGAAATCACCAGGCTGGCAGGCAATGGGGCCACGCTCCGCTGTGAGCTGACTGCCGAAGCACCCAGGAAATTGTTTTTCCAGAAATAGACAAACTGCTTTATAAAAAAGAAACCGGCCGTTTACAGCGGCCGGTTTCTTTTTATCACTTCCTTAACTCCTCCAGCGCGATCGCTGCCACCTCCTCTGTTATCTTCGTCGGGGAATTACAATCGCAGTTACTGAACCCCAGTACATAAATATCTTCGCCGGGAACATATACCCCCATCGTTTTATAGCCGAAAATACTGCCGCCGTGTTCTCTCACGGTTACCCCTTTGATGTCTTTAAACTGCCAGCCATAGCCGTAGTTGTGCGCCTCGCCGTTGTTGAGGTTATAACGGGTAAAAGCTTTCTGTGTTTCTTCGCTATTCAGCAGCAGATGCCGGTTCATGGCATTTTGCCATTTCAGCAGATCGCCGGTGGTAGACATCAGCGCACCGGCAGCATAGGCGAGGTCATAGCTGATCACCGTTTTGTTCACATAAACGGAGTCTTTTTTATGGTAGCCGTATGCCCTGTTTTTAATGACTTGCCTGTCGCTGGCGAAGCAGGTCTCGTGCATGCCTGCCTTATCGAGGATATTTTTCCGGATGAAGTCCTGGTAGGTCACCCCGGAAACCTTAGCCACTATATATCCCAGCAGGAAATAGCCGGAGTTGTTATAGGCGTATTTCTCACCGGGTGCGCTGTTTACCGGCTCATTTTTGAAAAAGTCGATGACCATTTCAGGAGTCATCTCTTTTTGCATGATGGTGGGGAGGGTTTTCATCCGGAGGTAGTCCTGCACGCCGGAAGTGTGCGTCAGCAGGTGATGAAGCGTGATATTATTGCCATTGGGAAAGTCGGGCAGGTATTTGGACAGCGGGTCTTTAACGCTTAATTTGCCCTGTTGTTCCAGCATGAGAATAGCAACGGCGGTAAACTGCTTGGTCATGGAGCCTATTTGGAACACGTTGTCGGCGGTGAGCGGTGAGTTCAGTTCCAGGTTGGCTTTTCCCCATGCTTTCCGGTAGATGGGTTTGCCTTTCTGCGCGATCATAAAGACGCCGCCAGGGCCGTTTGGATCTTTAAAAAGGGAGGAGATCAGGCTGTCGGCACGGGCTTCGAGGCGCTGGGCGGAAATAATCCGGGTCGGGCAACAGATGGTGATCAACAGTAACAGCAATAAGGGATAGTATTGTTTGAAATGCATCATGGCTGATAAATAGATTTTGATGTCTGTCAAAAGTAAAGAGCAGAGAGATGCCAGGAATGCAGTCCGGGTTAAAAAGGGGCATATTTGGTTCGAAAGCCCGGAATTTTGTGATGAAAAAGAAAAGCCCCGCCGGTGAACAGGCGGGGCGTTCGCAGGTATAGGGATTCTCTACCAGGGTCTGTCTGCATGAAAGTATAAACGGCTGACGTCCAGCTTGCCCGGGCCGGGCATCAGAAAGTACGGCAGTACGATCCCTTTTTCTCCGGCGAGCGGGAAGTTCATGCCAAAAGTGAGCACTTTGCTGAAGTCCTCGCTATCGCCAAAGGCCCATTGGTCGGTGGTACCCGCCTTTGTAAAACAAATGGCGGCGCCATCCAGGTCGCTTTTGCTGTCAAAGTCCGTAGTGGGGATATAGTCGGCATATATCCAGGTATTGGGTTTTGCATTTTTGGTGATATAAACGCGGTATTCCATACCGGTGGTGGCGTCTTTCCGGTAAAGGAAAATGTCAAAGGGCGCGTCGCTGGCGGTATAGCGGATATAAAATCCCAGTTTGTTGGTAGCGGGATCGGCTGCCGGTTGCGT encodes:
- a CDS encoding serine hydrolase domain-containing protein, coding for MMHFKQYYPLLLLLLITICCPTRIISAQRLEARADSLISSLFKDPNGPGGVFMIAQKGKPIYRKAWGKANLELNSPLTADNVFQIGSMTKQFTAVAILMLEQQGKLSVKDPLSKYLPDFPNGNNITLHHLLTHTSGVQDYLRMKTLPTIMQKEMTPEMVIDFFKNEPVNSAPGEKYAYNNSGYFLLGYIVAKVSGVTYQDFIRKNILDKAGMHETCFASDRQVIKNRAYGYHKKDSVYVNKTVISYDLAYAAGALMSTTGDLLKWQNAMNRHLLLNSEETQKAFTRYNLNNGEAHNYGYGWQFKDIKGVTVREHGGSIFGYKTMGVYVPGEDIYVLGFSNCDCNSPTKITEEVAAIALEELRK